One Brassica napus cultivar Da-Ae chromosome C2, Da-Ae, whole genome shotgun sequence DNA window includes the following coding sequences:
- the LOC106436934 gene encoding probable 2-carboxy-D-arabinitol-1-phosphatase isoform X1, protein MVSLPHITAISPNRSLLRSFNRPVYTRRHDQRKERTTMSLSSSLTTAKRVVLVRHGQSTWNEEGRIQGSSDFSVLTNKGESQADISRQMLINDSFDVCFTSPLKRSKKTAEIIWGSREAEMIFNYDLREIDLYSFQGLLKKEGKSKFGEAFRQWQEDPANFVIDGHYPVRELWSRARSCWNGVLAHESNSVLVVAHNAVNQALVSTAIGLGTEYFRRLLQSNCGVSVLDFTPRADGGSPHVCLNRLNQTPSSPLAGGSSGGKKASKQIILVCHGQSDNEQASTNDQPMNMLGVIQSQKTAELLLDLRVTSIVCSSTTASIETAGVISRVQEAAGYLGVDSVPRYVNTKQMNELDVEDVILKSNKDTQRGWLSQLDEETVSTLWNRSKKAWKSLLDKLSNEDTGDAMVVVGSSVAHISLIAQCLNLEKKCPGLFHLDAGSISVIDFPDGPIQRGVIRCTNYTAHLGRWSVPITRPV, encoded by the exons atggtaTCTCTACCACATATTACGGCGATTTCACCCAACCGGTCTCTCCTCCGCTCATTTAACCGGCCGGTTTACACTCGCCGCCATGACCAACGCAAAGAGAGGACGACGATGTCTTTATCATCGTCCCTGACGACGGCGAAGCGAGTGGTTCTGGTGAGGCACGGGCAGAGCACGTGGAACGAAGAAGGTAGGATCCAAGGGAGCTCCGACTTCTCCGTCTTGACGAACAAAGGCGAGTCTCAAGCCGACATTTCTCGCCAGATGCTCATCAACGACTCCTTCGATGTCTGCTTCACCAG TCCATTGAAGAGATCAAAGAAAACAGCTGAGATCATATGGGGAAGTCGTGAAGCTGAGATGATATTCAATTACGATCTCAGAGAAATcgatctttactcttttcaa GGTCTACTTAAGAAAGAAGGTAAATCAAAGTTTGGTGAAGCCTTTAGGCAATGGCAAGAAGATCCTGCGAACTTCGTAATCGATGGACATTATCCTGTAAGAGAGTTGTGGTCACGTGCTCGAAGCTGCTGGAACGGTGTTCTTGCTCATGAGAGCAACTCTGTTCTTGTTGTTGCTCATAATGCTGTTAACCAGGCTCTTGTGTCTACAGCCATTG GTCTTGGAACAGAGTATTTTAGGAGGCTGTTGCAGAGCAATTGCGGTGTAAGTGTACTGGATTTTACACCAAGAGCTGACGGTGGATCTCCTCATGTGTGTCTTAATCGGCTAAATCAG ACACCTAGTTCGCCTTTAGCTGGTGGAAGTTCTGGTGGGAAGAAAGCTAGTAAGCAGATCATACTTGTCTGTCATGGTCAGAGTGATAATGAG CAGGCTAGTACTAATGATCAGCCAATGAACATGCTTGGTGTGATACAG TCGCAGAAAACCGCAGAGCTTCTTCTTGATCTAAGGGTTACTTCAATAGTATGTAGTTCCACAACAGCCTCCATTGAGACTGCTGGAGTTATATCCCGG GTGCAAGAAGCTGCGGGTTACTTAGGTGTAGATAGTGTACCTCGCTATGTAAACACGAAACAAATGAATGAGCTTGATGTTGAGGACGTAATTCTCAAATCCAATAAG GACACCCAACGTGGTTGGCTAAGTCAGTTGGACGAAGAAACGGTTTCAACTCTATGGAACAGATCCAAGAAAGCCTGGAAATCACTCTTAGACAAACTATCGAACGAGGACACAGGAGATGCGATGGTGGTGGTTGGTTCCTCAGTGGCTCACATATCACTCATAGCACAATGCCTTAACCTGGAGAAAAAATGTCCCGGGTTGTTCCACCTAGACGCAGGCAGCATTAGCGTCATAGATTTTCCGGATGGTCCTATCCAAAGAGGAGTGATCCGTTGCACAAACTACACTGCTCATCTTGGAAGATGGTCTGTCCCCATCACAAGACCTGTCTGA
- the LOC106436934 gene encoding probable 2-carboxy-D-arabinitol-1-phosphatase isoform X2, whose protein sequence is MVSLPHITAISPNRSLLRSFNRPVYTRRHDQRKERTTMSLSSSLTTAKRVVLVRHGQSTWNEEGRIQGSSDFSVLTNKGESQADISRQMLINDSFDVCFTSPLKRSKKTAEIIWGSREAEMIFNYDLREIDLYSFQGLLKKEGKSKFGEAFRQWQEDPANFVIDGHYPVRELWSRARSCWNGVLAHESNSVLVVAHNAVNQALVSTAIGLGTEYFRRLLQSNCGVSVLDFTPRADGGSPHVCLNRLNQTPSSPLAGGSSGGKKASKQIILVCHGQSDNEASTNDQPMNMLGVIQSQKTAELLLDLRVTSIVCSSTTASIETAGVISRVQEAAGYLGVDSVPRYVNTKQMNELDVEDVILKSNKDTQRGWLSQLDEETVSTLWNRSKKAWKSLLDKLSNEDTGDAMVVVGSSVAHISLIAQCLNLEKKCPGLFHLDAGSISVIDFPDGPIQRGVIRCTNYTAHLGRWSVPITRPV, encoded by the exons atggtaTCTCTACCACATATTACGGCGATTTCACCCAACCGGTCTCTCCTCCGCTCATTTAACCGGCCGGTTTACACTCGCCGCCATGACCAACGCAAAGAGAGGACGACGATGTCTTTATCATCGTCCCTGACGACGGCGAAGCGAGTGGTTCTGGTGAGGCACGGGCAGAGCACGTGGAACGAAGAAGGTAGGATCCAAGGGAGCTCCGACTTCTCCGTCTTGACGAACAAAGGCGAGTCTCAAGCCGACATTTCTCGCCAGATGCTCATCAACGACTCCTTCGATGTCTGCTTCACCAG TCCATTGAAGAGATCAAAGAAAACAGCTGAGATCATATGGGGAAGTCGTGAAGCTGAGATGATATTCAATTACGATCTCAGAGAAATcgatctttactcttttcaa GGTCTACTTAAGAAAGAAGGTAAATCAAAGTTTGGTGAAGCCTTTAGGCAATGGCAAGAAGATCCTGCGAACTTCGTAATCGATGGACATTATCCTGTAAGAGAGTTGTGGTCACGTGCTCGAAGCTGCTGGAACGGTGTTCTTGCTCATGAGAGCAACTCTGTTCTTGTTGTTGCTCATAATGCTGTTAACCAGGCTCTTGTGTCTACAGCCATTG GTCTTGGAACAGAGTATTTTAGGAGGCTGTTGCAGAGCAATTGCGGTGTAAGTGTACTGGATTTTACACCAAGAGCTGACGGTGGATCTCCTCATGTGTGTCTTAATCGGCTAAATCAG ACACCTAGTTCGCCTTTAGCTGGTGGAAGTTCTGGTGGGAAGAAAGCTAGTAAGCAGATCATACTTGTCTGTCATGGTCAGAGTGATAATGAG GCTAGTACTAATGATCAGCCAATGAACATGCTTGGTGTGATACAG TCGCAGAAAACCGCAGAGCTTCTTCTTGATCTAAGGGTTACTTCAATAGTATGTAGTTCCACAACAGCCTCCATTGAGACTGCTGGAGTTATATCCCGG GTGCAAGAAGCTGCGGGTTACTTAGGTGTAGATAGTGTACCTCGCTATGTAAACACGAAACAAATGAATGAGCTTGATGTTGAGGACGTAATTCTCAAATCCAATAAG GACACCCAACGTGGTTGGCTAAGTCAGTTGGACGAAGAAACGGTTTCAACTCTATGGAACAGATCCAAGAAAGCCTGGAAATCACTCTTAGACAAACTATCGAACGAGGACACAGGAGATGCGATGGTGGTGGTTGGTTCCTCAGTGGCTCACATATCACTCATAGCACAATGCCTTAACCTGGAGAAAAAATGTCCCGGGTTGTTCCACCTAGACGCAGGCAGCATTAGCGTCATAGATTTTCCGGATGGTCCTATCCAAAGAGGAGTGATCCGTTGCACAAACTACACTGCTCATCTTGGAAGATGGTCTGTCCCCATCACAAGACCTGTCTGA
- the LOC111213289 gene encoding FBD-associated F-box protein At5g44490-like, which translates to MEESKEKEKEACQELPSRRDMISNLPDSLISQMLSCLPTKEAVRTSVLSTRWKTLWLLVPRLRLASHDFPDYNSFISFVDKSLDLYREENSCLHNLELVIRKDYDDDQCCVTRWVDYVARHKVKHLDVECVLVKREFLEVVPLSLYLCESLLYLRLHRVLLVGSESVSLPRLKTMRLEQNVYPHEAFLQFFISSCPVLEDLSIVRKDGDNVKVLRVHSQTVTSLTIGFEPGDGHMLYHYFDREILGICIDSPRLKYLNINDDVSKCHILSSFISPSVKVNLGGVRYMSYYSGGVVFSNQQVASSFFSCISSVKDLVISETIMKLIIFCMKVEPLPQFQDLSCLEAKVCLVDVDMLPTLLESCMNLNSIILELTRPTVVTEQITAWDVPQCLLSSLEFVEIKCCCKAELVGMKLAKYFAENSVFLKKLVLRWRGYVLL; encoded by the exons ATGGAGGaaagtaaagagaaagagaaagaagcatGCCAAGAATTGCCTTCAAGAAGGGATATGATAAGCAACTTACCAGACTCTTTGATATCTCAGATGCTCTCATGTCTTCCGACAAAAGAAGCTGTCAGAACTAGTGTTCTGTCCACTAGGTGGAAAACTCTCTGGCTTTTGGTTCCGCGTTTGCGTTTAGCCTCTCACGACTTTCCAGATTACAATTCCTTTATAAGTTTTGTAGACAAGTCTTTAGATCTGTATAGGGAAGAAAACTCATGCTTACACAACCTCGAGCTTGTTATACGAAAAGACTATGATGATGATCAGTGTTGTGTCACTCGCTGGGTAGATTATGTAGCTAGGCATAAAGTTAAGCATCTTGACGTTGAGTGTGTTCTTGTGAAGCGTGAGTTCTTAGAAGTGGTGCCCTTAAGCCTCTATCTCTGTGAGAGTCTCCTTTACTTAAGACTCCATCGAGTATTGTTAGTTGGTTCAGAGTCTGTCTCCTTACCTCGTCTCAAGACTATGCGTTTAGAACAAAACGTATATCCTCATGAGGCGTTTCTTCAGTTCTTTATATCTTCCTGCCCTGTTCTTGAAGATTTGAGCATCGTTAGAAAGGATGGTGATAATGTAAAAGTTCTACGAGTTCATTCTCAGACAGTGACCAGTCTTACTATAGGATTCGAACCTGGTGACGGCCACATGCTGTATCACTATTTTGATAGAGAGATCTTGGGGATTTGCATTGATTCACCTAGACTCAAGTATCTGAACATCAATGATGATGTATCCAAGTGTCATATTCTGAGCAGTTTCATCAGTCCATCAGTTAAGGTTAATCTTGGTGGCGTTCGTTATATGTCATACTATTCTGGTGGAGTTGTCTTCTCAAATCAACAAGTGGCTAGCAGTTTTTTCAGTTGTATCTCGAGTGTTAAGGATTTGGTCATCTCTGAGACTATTATGAAG TTAATCATTTTCTGCATGAAAGTTGAACCGTTGCCACAGTTTCAAGACCTGTCTTGTTTGGAAGCAAAAGTTTGTTTAGTAGATGTGGATATGCTGCCAACGCTTCTTGAGAGCTGCATGAATCTAAACTCCATCATCTTG GAGTTAACTCGTCCTACGGTCGTTACAGAACAAATAACAGCATGGGACGTGCCTCAGTGTTTGTTGTCATCGCTTGAGTTTGTAGAGATAAAATGTTGTTGCAAGGCAGAGCTTGTTGGAATGAAACTAGCAAAGTACTTTGCAGAAAACTCTGTGTTCCTCAAGAAACTTGTTTTGCGTTGGAGAGGTTATGTTCTTCTATAA